One part of the Caproiciproducens sp. CPB-2 genome encodes these proteins:
- a CDS encoding FAD-dependent oxidoreductase: MKSIWSESCSFPKRDSLKNDIVVDTAVIGAGMAGLLTAYLLQKEGRNVAVLEAEQTAGGVTKNTTAKITSQHDLIYDSMIRDFGEESARQYAVANQKAIGKFEKIITENGIDCEFETKPAFIYSLDREEELMSEAQAAEKLGIDAEFTTETDLPFPVLAAVKFNGQAQFHPLKFLKSISADLTVYENTRVLIVRGDSIITNRGRVTADQIVIATHFPIINVPGWYFARMHQERSYVIALKNAGRLEGMYIDADPDGYSFRTCGEYVLLGGAGHRTGKHPGTGCYEKLRSAAKQFFPQSEEVCHWSAQDCVTWDNLPYIGRYASSTPNLYVATGFQKWGMTTSMASAMILTDMICGRRNGEAEVFSPQRFHAAASAKNMLADFGTSAVELTAGLFSAPTRKCTHLGCRLHWNPEEETWDCPCHGSRFTAQGELIGGPALRGTKHD, translated from the coding sequence ATGAAATCAATATGGAGTGAAAGCTGCAGCTTTCCGAAAAGGGACTCGCTGAAAAACGACATCGTGGTCGATACCGCGGTGATTGGGGCGGGCATGGCCGGACTTCTGACCGCGTACCTTCTGCAGAAGGAGGGACGGAACGTCGCTGTGCTGGAAGCGGAGCAGACCGCAGGCGGCGTGACCAAAAACACAACGGCAAAGATCACCTCACAGCATGATCTGATCTATGACAGTATGATCCGGGACTTCGGGGAAGAATCCGCAAGGCAATATGCCGTTGCCAACCAAAAGGCAATCGGCAAGTTTGAGAAGATCATTACAGAGAATGGCATTGACTGCGAATTTGAAACAAAACCCGCCTTTATCTATTCCCTCGACAGGGAAGAGGAACTGATGTCCGAGGCGCAGGCGGCGGAAAAACTGGGCATCGACGCGGAGTTTACAACGGAAACCGACCTGCCGTTTCCGGTTCTGGCGGCGGTGAAATTTAACGGTCAGGCTCAGTTCCATCCCCTGAAATTTCTGAAATCCATCTCGGCGGACCTTACGGTTTATGAAAACACCCGGGTGCTGATCGTCCGCGGCGATTCCATTATTACCAACCGGGGAAGGGTGACGGCGGACCAGATCGTCATTGCCACGCATTTCCCGATCATCAATGTCCCCGGCTGGTATTTTGCGCGGATGCATCAGGAGCGCTCCTATGTCATCGCGCTGAAAAATGCGGGCCGCCTCGAGGGAATGTATATCGACGCGGACCCGGACGGCTATTCGTTCCGTACCTGTGGGGAGTATGTCCTTCTGGGCGGGGCCGGGCACCGCACGGGCAAGCATCCGGGGACGGGCTGCTATGAAAAGCTCCGCAGCGCAGCCAAACAGTTTTTCCCGCAAAGCGAGGAGGTCTGCCACTGGTCCGCGCAGGACTGCGTGACGTGGGACAACCTTCCTTATATCGGCCGCTACGCTTCGTCCACCCCGAACCTGTATGTGGCGACGGGCTTTCAAAAATGGGGAATGACGACCTCCATGGCCTCCGCCATGATCCTTACGGATATGATCTGCGGGCGAAGGAACGGGGAAGCGGAAGTCTTTTCTCCCCAGCGCTTTCACGCGGCGGCGTCCGCCAAAAATATGCTGGCCGACTTCGGAACCTCCGCCGTGGAGCTGACGGCCGGTCTGTTTTCCGCGCCGACACGGAAATGCACGCACCTGGGCTGCCGCCTGCACTGGAATCCGGAGGAGGAAACGTGGGACTGCCCCTGCCATGGGTCAAGATTCACCGCACAGGGAGAGCTGATCGGCGGTCCCGCGTTAAGGGGGACTAAGCATGACTGA
- a CDS encoding HAMP domain-containing sensor histidine kinase, which produces MKRKLMLSNAVIIVVGFIAAFLLAALQIQRQYQTEFTRRLDTALSILSTQLEEIERDPEAAATNVGVELEKTGQEMRISIIGLDGKVTGDSAREEINQDHSSRPEIIQARKNGRGYDTRISASLNQRYYYEAVYIKDRFFIRAALPTADLDRVLYRLWMVAALSMLLGIAIVCVVTGVLVYRTTEPLKQLTDAAREISGGDYSSRVTGSYKDEVGELARSFNMMAQSTETAVSQLVSKQNQLEGVLQGMDDGVLAVNAENEILFLNQSARRLLEKQSLAEKGKLEGSLLIGKIANMMKRAIENSAAGKETVLGGPNEKQFTVYVSPIAGRQEQSALAVITDVTRMHKLEQMRSEFVANVTHELKTPLTSIRGSIELLKSADRDEETRRYFYDVLDIEAERLHRLIDDMLALSQIENAKEDPSVRRCSVRNELEQCIERLGPLAEKSQIRLTLDADSTLFVACSPTRLQQMFGNLIENGIKYNRSGGSVSVTARRQRQMAIIRVKDTGIGIAPEHFDRLFERFYRVDASRSREIGGTGLGLSIVKHLAALYGGEVGVESEVGKGSTFVVRLPLALNEG; this is translated from the coding sequence ATGAAAAGGAAATTGATGCTCAGCAATGCGGTCATTATCGTGGTCGGATTTATCGCGGCTTTTTTGCTTGCTGCGCTTCAGATCCAGCGGCAGTATCAGACCGAATTCACCCGGCGGCTCGACACTGCGCTGAGCATCCTTTCCACCCAGCTCGAAGAGATCGAGCGCGACCCCGAGGCCGCCGCGACCAATGTCGGTGTCGAACTGGAAAAAACCGGCCAGGAAATGCGTATCAGCATCATCGGCCTGGACGGCAAAGTGACCGGCGACAGCGCCAGGGAAGAGATCAATCAGGACCACAGCAGCCGGCCCGAGATCATCCAGGCACGGAAAAACGGCCGGGGATACGATACGCGCATCAGCGCAAGCCTGAACCAGCGTTATTATTACGAGGCCGTCTATATCAAGGACCGCTTCTTTATCCGCGCCGCGCTTCCCACCGCGGACCTCGACAGGGTCCTGTACCGGCTGTGGATGGTTGCCGCTCTCAGCATGCTTCTGGGTATCGCCATTGTCTGCGTTGTGACCGGCGTTCTTGTTTACCGCACGACGGAGCCGCTCAAGCAGCTGACCGACGCGGCAAGGGAAATCTCCGGCGGCGATTATTCGAGCCGTGTGACGGGGAGTTACAAGGATGAAGTAGGGGAGCTTGCCCGTTCTTTCAACATGATGGCACAGAGCACCGAAACAGCTGTTTCCCAGCTGGTCAGCAAACAGAATCAGCTGGAGGGCGTGCTTCAGGGCATGGACGACGGAGTGCTCGCGGTCAACGCCGAAAATGAAATCCTGTTTCTGAACCAGAGTGCCCGCCGCCTTCTGGAAAAGCAGAGCCTTGCCGAAAAAGGAAAGCTGGAGGGCAGCCTGCTGATCGGAAAAATAGCAAATATGATGAAGCGTGCCATTGAAAACTCCGCGGCTGGAAAAGAGACGGTGCTGGGCGGGCCCAATGAAAAGCAGTTTACCGTTTATGTCTCTCCCATAGCGGGGCGGCAGGAGCAGTCCGCCCTCGCCGTCATCACCGACGTCACGCGGATGCACAAGCTGGAGCAGATGCGAAGCGAGTTCGTGGCCAATGTCACCCATGAGCTGAAAACACCGCTGACTTCCATCCGCGGCAGTATCGAGCTTTTAAAAAGCGCGGACAGGGACGAGGAGACCCGGCGCTATTTCTACGACGTACTGGATATAGAAGCCGAACGGCTGCACCGGCTGATCGACGATATGCTGGCGCTGTCGCAGATTGAGAATGCGAAGGAAGACCCTTCCGTGCGCCGGTGCAGTGTCCGGAACGAGCTGGAGCAGTGCATCGAGCGGCTCGGACCTTTGGCGGAAAAAAGCCAGATCAGGCTTACGCTGGACGCCGACAGCACGCTGTTTGTAGCCTGTTCCCCGACCCGGCTTCAGCAGATGTTCGGCAATCTGATCGAAAACGGAATCAAATACAACAGGTCCGGCGGCAGCGTCTCCGTGACGGCGCGCCGCCAGCGTCAGATGGCGATCATCCGGGTGAAGGATACCGGGATCGGCATCGCGCCGGAGCATTTTGACCGGCTGTTCGAGCGCTTCTACCGCGTGGACGCCAGCCGCTCGCGGGAAATCGGGGGAACCGGTCTGGGACTGTCCATCGTCAAGCACCTTGCCGCACTTTACGGCGGAGAGGTCGGCGTGGAAAGCGAAGTCGGAAAGGGCAGCACCTTTGTCGTCCGTCTGCCTCTTGCGCTGAACGAAGGATAA
- a CDS encoding tocopherol cyclase family protein, which translates to MTDYHSLHKTRSFFEGWYFKHQNADGAVAFIPGVSFSPRGEKRAFLQVITREGSFQLAYPYSAFRVCRKRFSVRVGRNIFTEKGVHIDLAGPDIRCTGDIRYGPLTPIASDIMGPFRFVPFMECNHGVISMKHSLTGSMILNGKKIDFGGGDGYIEKDWGTSFPSSYLWVQCNRFPDPSCSIMVSIAKIPFGLFHFQGCIAVVCFQGKEYRFATYRGVRMLRCAEQGFLLKQGKYLLEADILSQPAHKLFAPQSGEMSRIIRENMSSGVRFCLYEDNTLLFDLTGKDAGYEYVK; encoded by the coding sequence ATGACTGATTACCACTCCCTTCACAAAACCCGTTCCTTCTTCGAGGGCTGGTACTTCAAGCACCAAAACGCGGACGGCGCCGTCGCTTTCATCCCGGGAGTCAGCTTCAGCCCGCGGGGAGAAAAAAGGGCCTTCCTTCAGGTGATTACCCGGGAAGGCTCTTTTCAGCTGGCTTATCCGTATTCCGCGTTCCGCGTCTGCCGGAAAAGGTTTTCCGTACGCGTCGGCAGAAATATTTTTACCGAAAAGGGCGTTCATATCGATCTGGCCGGCCCGGACATTCGCTGCACGGGGGATATCCGCTACGGTCCGCTTACGCCGATTGCGTCGGACATTATGGGTCCGTTTCGCTTTGTCCCCTTTATGGAGTGCAATCACGGCGTCATCAGCATGAAGCATTCCCTGACGGGTTCCATGATCCTGAATGGCAAAAAAATCGATTTTGGCGGGGGTGACGGATACATTGAAAAGGATTGGGGGACTTCGTTTCCCTCCAGCTATCTCTGGGTGCAGTGCAACCGTTTTCCCGATCCTTCCTGCAGCATAATGGTTTCCATTGCCAAAATTCCGTTTGGACTGTTTCATTTTCAGGGATGCATTGCCGTTGTCTGCTTTCAGGGCAAAGAATACCGCTTTGCCACCTACCGCGGCGTCAGAATGCTCCGCTGTGCGGAGCAGGGATTTCTTCTGAAGCAGGGAAAATATCTGCTGGAAGCGGACATTCTCTCCCAGCCCGCCCACAAGCTGTTTGCGCCGCAGTCGGGCGAAATGTCCCGGATCATCCGTGAAAATATGTCCTCCGGCGTACGGTTCTGCCTGTATGAGGACAATACGCTCCTTTTTGACCTGACCGGCAAGGATGCGGGGTACGAATATGTAAAATAG